From a single Tissierellales bacterium genomic region:
- a CDS encoding tetratricopeptide repeat protein, producing MILSHSTELISIHMVVKIFKAIIKLGALTFFIYRLATRSGDIYADKAMKAYEKEKYEKAINLLKKSLTKKRKEVSDTDIYNLLIVCAAELGDDEMIVEFIREAEFKNAMTASGYVILSRIYSKRSYPSSQIENILHKALHLDPNHALSYGQLGILYINRDLPKKAIEKLEKAIELDPSEVSFFTNLAIAYYKLDDLDSAMFYFDKAEPLDPEYVNKLRLMIS from the coding sequence ATGATATTATCACATTCTACAGAACTAATATCAATTCACATGGTAGTAAAAATTTTTAAAGCTATAATCAAATTAGGAGCATTAACTTTCTTCATATATCGTCTCGCTACCAGAAGTGGAGATATCTATGCCGACAAAGCTATGAAAGCTTATGAAAAAGAAAAATACGAGAAAGCAATAAATCTTTTAAAAAAATCGCTAACTAAAAAGCGAAAAGAAGTTAGCGACACCGATATCTACAATCTATTGATAGTTTGCGCTGCTGAACTCGGTGACGATGAGATGATTGTAGAATTCATACGTGAAGCTGAATTTAAAAATGCGATGACAGCATCAGGTTATGTAATATTATCTAGGATATACAGCAAACGTTCATACCCTAGTTCTCAAATAGAAAATATTCTTCACAAAGCTCTACACCTAGATCCAAACCACGCGCTTAGCTATGGTCAATTAGGCATTCTATATATAAATAGAGATTTGCCTAAAAAAGCTATTGAAAAACTAGAAAAAGCCATAGAACTCGATCCAAGTGAGGTCAGTTTTTTTACAAATTTAGCTATAGCTTATTATAAATTAGATGATTTAGATTCAGCAATGTTTTACTTTGACAAAGCTGAGCCTCTAGACCCTGAATATGTAAATAAACTCAGATTGATGATATCTTAG
- a CDS encoding cyclase family protein: MKVVDLTHNLNEKMPVYPGTPKPKFDNVYTFEEYKFREAKWTMFSHTGTHMDSPAHMELKGKTLDQFDIIQFIGRALVIHIRDLSSNIIEMKDLNIETEDLREAEFILIDTDWSKYWAEDRYFEEGPYLSIEVVRELMKYDLKGIGIDQMSIDGMNTKSFENHHEILSKNKTVIVENLKNLDKLPKWVEFMAFPINVENCDGSPIRAVARY, translated from the coding sequence ATGAAGGTAGTAGATTTAACTCATAATTTAAATGAAAAAATGCCAGTTTATCCAGGAACGCCAAAACCGAAATTCGACAATGTGTATACCTTTGAAGAATACAAATTTAGAGAGGCGAAATGGACTATGTTTTCTCATACTGGGACTCATATGGATTCGCCGGCTCATATGGAGTTAAAGGGTAAAACACTAGATCAATTCGATATAATTCAATTTATTGGTCGAGCTCTTGTGATACATATACGAGATCTTAGTAGCAATATTATAGAGATGAAGGATTTGAATATAGAAACTGAAGATTTAAGAGAAGCAGAATTTATTCTGATAGATACGGATTGGAGTAAATACTGGGCCGAAGATAGGTATTTTGAAGAAGGACCATATTTATCTATAGAAGTTGTAAGAGAACTTATGAAATATGATTTAAAAGGTATAGGTATAGATCAGATGTCAATAGATGGAATGAACACAAAATCTTTTGAGAATCATCACGAGATATTGTCTAAAAACAAAACTGTAATAGTGGAGAACTTAAAAAATCTAGATAAACTACCAAAATGGGTAGAGTTTATGGCGTTTCCTATAAATGTAGAGAATTGTGATGGATCGCCTATTAGGGCAGTGGCTAGGTATTAA